A window of Plasmodium brasilianum strain Bolivian I chromosome 8, whole genome shotgun sequence contains these coding sequences:
- a CDS encoding inner membrane complex sub-compartment protein 1 produces the protein MGNIVSCCSLDENKKYLNDDEILETFSSSDINDFKKRLKNNIQIVVLLQDGTKLPCNLQANFNEKTLCISCHQKVRMINFSDIRSLLYGEEQLKRVETQANLINDNCCLALHLDDSGNCIPIKFGAVKEKNLFIFIMKDYKKNS, from the exons ATGGGGAATATTGTATCCTGTTGTTCTctagatgaaaataaaaaatatttaaatgacgATGAAATATTGGAAA CGTTTTCAAGCAGTGACATAAACGATTTTAAAAAGcgattaaaaaataacattcaAATAGTTGTTTTGCTacaa gatGGTACAAAGTTACCTTGTAATTTACAAGCAAATTTCAACGAAAAAACTTTATGCATATCTTGCCACCAGAAA GTGAGAATGATAAATTTTAGCGACATTCGATCCTTGTTGTATGGGGAAGAACAACTCAAACGAGTGGAAACTCAAgctaatttaataaatgataattgCTGTTTAGCATTACATTTAGATGATAGTGGTAATTGTATACCTATAAAATTTGGAGCtgttaaagaaaaaaatctATTCATCTTTATTATGAAagattacaaaaaaaattcatag
- a CDS encoding DNA repair protein RAD23 — protein sequence MKIKVRTLQNNEEEINVDNDDTILDVKKKVESVFPEMAFDKQKLIFSGNILIDENKVVDILKENDIVIVMASKKIFASNKNNSKENANDSSTNSSAPKINDNNSVHKNDEKNKLLSNKNEIQTDEGKQNVSINNAESMLLTGDKLKETIDNICAMGFERETVRKAMILAYNNPNRAIDYLTNGFPDINELNEINEINEVGERNEMGERNEMGERNEMGENTYERDNNENSSNLSNHLMNYNLLGDNSGLGLSENPELLRNSPFINVIRDVALSNPQRIPEILEMIGRTDPSFLDYIRENQTEFLRVIQNYSNENTPNADNEQLSSDVITQQGIQNTSDQTNENLNIPITPLNENEMESVKKLESLGFPKHLAIEAFIACDKNEEMAANYLFENMNDYTSE from the coding sequence atgaaaataaaagtaagGACCCTGCAAAATAACGAAGAGGAAATTAATGTAGACAATGATGACACAATACTTgatgtaaagaaaaaagtagaGAGCGTTTTCCCTGAAATGGCATTTGATAAAcagaaattaatttttagtgggaatattttaatagatgaaaataaagtagtagatatattaaaagaaaatgatataGTTATAGTTATGGCaagtaagaaaatatttgcaAGTAATAAGAACAACTCAAAAGAAAATGCGAATGATTCATCAACTAATAGCAGTGCTCcaaaaattaatgataataattccgtacataaaaatgatgaaaagaaTAAGTTATTATccaataaaaatgaaatacaaACAGATGAAGGTAAACAAAATGTAAGTATAAATAATGCAGAATCAATGTTATTAACAGgcgataaattaaaagaaactATAGACAACATATGTGCTATGGGATTCGAAAGAGAGACTGTTAGGAAAGCAATGATACTAGCTTATAACAACCCCAATAGAGCAATTGATTATTTGACTAATGGATTTCCagatataaatgaattaaatgaaattaacGAAATTAATGAAGTGGGTGAAAGGAACGAAATGGGTGAAAGGAACGAAATGGGCGAAAGGAACGAAATGGGCGAAAATACGTACGAAAgagataataatgaaaattcttCTAACTTATCAAATCatttaatgaattataatttattaggTGATAACTCTGGACTAGGTTTATCAGAAAATCCTGAACTGTTAAGAAATTCTCCCTTCATTAATGTTATACGAGATGTTGCATTATCCAACCCTCAAAGAATTCCTGAAATTTTAGAAATGATTGGAAGAACCGATCCATCCTTTTTAGATTATATAAGAGAAAATCAAACAGAATTTTTAAGAGTCATCCAAAATTATAGTAATGAAAATACACCAAATGCTGATAACGAACAATTATCGAGCGATGTGATAACACAACAAGGCATTCAAAATACAAGTGATCAGactaatgaaaatttaaacataCCTATTACACCATTAAATGAAAACGAAATGGAGAGTgtgaaaaaattagaatCACTTGGTTTTCCAAAACACCTAGCGATTGAGGCTTTTATTGCTTGTGATAAGAATGAAGAAATGGCAGCGAATTACTTATTCGAAAATATGAATGATTACACCTCGGAGTAG
- a CDS encoding dolichyl-phosphate-mannose--protein mannosyltransferase, with protein MDKMKNDITDYVKLSFKLISPFKNFLYCFYVTDGSSIILENIGTKYKLFSTDMKWGSGSGNHNDDNNIGSDDDDNIGSDDDDNIGSDDDDNNNNKYVTAVTTNKNEEDLLWTVNVYEEGKSFTGNKINCDEIVTLKHVKSNGYLIGSSHDSILSNNYELSVHQDNSSGKFQVVCENKKNKSYWKLGENVFLKNINHNGYLSTSKNYEFNQYNCYNCPILYHLEACIMKYNNQKDDQKWRAKSGVIISHFNYDKSEKYTNDEL; from the exons atggataaaatgaaaaacg ATATAACAGATTACGTCAAACtatcttttaaattaatttctccttttaagaattttttata TTGTTTCTATGTAACAGATGGTAGCTCTATAATTCTAGAGAATATTGGAACAAAATAcaa actTTTTTCAACAGATATGAAATGGGGAAGTGGGTCAGGGAATCA TAacgatgataataatattggtagtgatgatgatgataatattggtagtgatgatgatgataatattggtagtgatgatgatgataataataataataaatatgtc acCGCAGTAACTACCAACAAGAATGAGGAGGATTTATTGTGGACAGTTAACGTTTACGAAG AAGGGAAAAGTTTTAcaggaaataaaataaactgtGATGAAATTGTTACATTAAAGCATGTAAAGTCTAATGGATATTTAATAGGGTCATCACATGATTCCATTTTATCGAACAATTATgag TTAAGTGTTCATCAGGATAACTCATCGGGGAAATTCCAAGTAGtatgtgaaaataaaaaaaataaatcatattGGAAATTGGgtgaaaatgtttttttgaaaaatataaaccaTAATGGTTATTTGTCTACTAGCAAAAATTACGA ATTCAATCAGTATAATTGTTATAACTGCCCCATTTTGTATCATTTGGAGGCTTGCATTATGAAATACAATAATCAAAAGGACGATCAGAAATGGAGGGCTAAATCG GGGGTAATTATATcacattttaattatgataaaagTGAGAAATATACTAATGATGAACTTTGA
- a CDS encoding 50S ribosomal protein L22: MLLCKLEKIIEKNFFLINKKYVNTNVQLRNPYYRKKGFWEWRRRIIHRYNEKRYIRKGIIPKIRNKKEEKIKNRKDDVFWTFKVYQLKISLRNLYSFGRLIKGLHLEDALVFLESIPQIRINNILNSLLNSKKKIVNTFNGDVSRLYIDNVQIHYNTPMKYIKYHALGHFGLVKSYRNTFTYTIKQMNIQEFYHKIFIRGNVPRTLSHNMRLYLHQDRINKDTLIEWYPYICAHSRYYFREKLRYLNNIYQFNYYKSRHKWIQNYFNNIDRRTKELKLQRSALSEKEN; the protein is encoded by the coding sequence aTGCTACTATGTAAGTTAGAAAAGATAATTGAAaagaacttttttttaataaataaaaaatatgttaatacaAATGTACAGCTAAGAAATCCTTATTACAGGAAGAAGGGGTTTTGGGAATGGAGAAGAAGAATAATTCATagatataatgaaaaaagatatattagaAAAGGTATAATACCAAAAAttcgaaataaaaaagaagaaaaaataaaaaatagaaaagacGATGTATTTTGGACATTTAAAGTATATCagttaaaaataagtttaagaaatttatatAGTTTTGGAAGGCTTATAAAAGGATTACATTTAGAGGATGCTTTAGTATTTTTAGAATCCATACCACAAATCCggataaataatattctaaattctttattaaattcaaaaaaaaaaattgtaaacaCTTTTAATGGTGATGTTTCAAGACTGTATATTGACAATGTACAAATACATTACAACACAccaatgaaatatattaaatatcatGCACTTGGACATTTTGGATTGGTTAAAAGTTATAGAAATActtttacatatacaattaaacaaatgaacatacaagaattttatcataaaatattcattagGGGAAATGTTCCTCGTACCTTATCTCATAATATGCGGTTATATTTACATCAAGATAGAATTAACAAAGACACCTTAATTGAATGGTATCCATACATATGCGCACATTCTAGATATTATTTCAGGGAAAAATTGagatatttaaataatatataccagttcaattattataaatccAGACATAAGTGgatacaaaattatttcaacAACATCGACCGAAGAACTAAGGAGTTGAAGCTCCAGCGCAGTGCGCTCAGCGAGAAGGAAAATTAG
- a CDS encoding proteasome subunit beta type-5, whose protein sequence is MESDESFMNEIDNLINDIEEEKLNRDELEFAVAPVSVPRNFIKDAKTKRETSKLFDFHKGTTTLAFKFKDGIIVAVDSRASMGSFISSQNVEKIIEINKNILGTMAGGAADCLYWEKYLGKIIKIYELRNNEKISVRAASTILSNILYQYKGYGLCCGIILSGYDHTGFNMFYIDDEGKKVEGHLFSCGSGSTYAYSILDSSYDYNINLDQAVELAKNAIYHATFRDGGSGGKVRVYYIHKNGYDKIIEGQDVYDLHYQYSNPAQNDQYVM, encoded by the coding sequence ATGGAAAGTGATGAAAGTTTTATGAACGAAATTGATAACTTGATAAATGAtatagaagaagaaaaattaaatagagATGAATTAGAATTTGCCGTAGCTCCAGTAAGTGTGCCAaggaattttataaaagatgcaaaaacaaaaagagaaACAAGTAAATTGTTTGATTTTCACAAAGGTACAACAACATTAGCTTTTAAGTTTAAAGATGGGATAATAGTTGCTGTAGATTCAAGAGCCTCAATGGGTTCCTTTATTTCTTCGcaaaatgtagaaaaaattattgaaataaataaaaatatattgggAACAATGGCAGGAGGAGCAGCAGATTGTCTTTATTGGGAAAAATACTTagggaaaataataaagatatatgagttaagaaataatgaaaaaatttcagTAAGAGCAGCTAGCACTAtattaagtaatatattGTATCAATATAAAGGATATGGTTTATGTTGCGGTATAATTTTAAGTGGCTATGATCACACAGgttttaatatgttttatattgaCGATGAAGGAAAAAAGGTGGAAGGACATTTATTTAGTTGTGGTAGTGGTAGTACGTATGCATATTCTATTTTAGACTCATCGtatgattataatataaatttggaCCAAGCTGTTGAGCTAGCCAAAAATGCAATTTATCATGCAACATTTAGAGATGGAGGATCAGGAGGAAAAGTAAGAGtgtattatattcataaaaatggatatgataaaattattgaaGGACAAGATGTATACGATTTACATTATCAATATTCAAATCCGGCGCAAAACGATCAATAtgttatgtaa
- a CDS encoding protein ARV1, protein MICIKCGRCNSSLYTVYNKTNIKLNECNRCNEICDEYMEKNTFLIFMNILFLKPEIYRHIVFNRLKYHDRFIHVFFLKMIFLFIIINVYLHPNFESDHVEKNVLSDIFFMNNNFEYTRENDSPSYNCSSYTLFMYKYDEKYKLYGLYNISNNSNISNLVNIHKDKFLTCIFNNKLSHRNVCIVNRNYKHSYDYDKHLIDIFLHNNSQNINKYKDTKKLSLNIDQEGKRKKKKKKKKKESDNDKNENSPNSETYHNRDKNENVPNSNNCKNYENEEDKNSRGIRSNIAKYTRKAISYLTSKLKYESIFKLRRNNLLLKNDLITLKNSDEYNSLYQIINVLIYYNIHEYKIVLETKEKETFNVNYVMKIISNIFFYDKSLKKKNYIKSDSNIHLINKNSNDFCYDKSKESTFDNVCHDYDYIGNNSHGLKGLCKNLIRKINSIFNKNAEEITKKQNKSTKNIKIKQISMYSKLLFSDLDNEKFILKIFIPAKKVQC, encoded by the exons ATGATTTGCATAAAATGCGGCAGGTGCAATTCTAGCCTTTACACTGtatataacaaaacaaaCATAAAATTGAATGAATGTAATCGATGTAATGAGATATGTGATGAGTATATGGAGAAAAatacctttttaatttttatgaatatattatttttgaagcCAGAAATATATAGACATATAGTTTTCAACAGGTTAAAATATCATGACAGATTTATacacgtattttttttaaaaatgatttttttatttataataataaatgtttatttacATCCTAATTTTGAAAGTGATCATGTAGAGAAAAATGTTCTATCagacatattttttatgaataacaATTTTGAATATACTAGGGAAAATGACTCTCCAAGTTATAATTGTTCCTCTTACAcgttatttatgtataaatatgatgaaaaatataaattatatggtttatataacatatctAATAATTCAAACATAAGCAATTTAGTTAATATACACAAAGACAAATTCTTAACCtgcatttttaataacaaattaaGTCATCGCAATGTTTGTATTGTTAATAGAAACTATAAACACTCATATGACTATGACAAGCAtcttatagatatatttctACACAATAATTCACAGAAtatcaataaatataagGATACAAAAAAGTTAAGTCTTAACATTGATcaagaaggaaaaagaaaaaaaaaaaaaaaaaagaaaaaaaaagagagtgacaatgataaaaatgagaatAGTCCTAACAGTGAGACATACCATAACAGGGACAAAAACGAGAACGTTCCAAACAGTAATAATTGCAAAAACTATGAGAACGAGGAGGACAAAAATAGTAGAGGGATCAGGTCAAACATAGCAAAGTATACAAGAAAAGctatttcatatttaacAAGCAAATTAAAATACGAATCTATATTTAAGCTAAGAAGAAACAACTTGCTATTAAAGAATGATCTAATAACACTAAAAAATTCTGATGAGTACAACAGTCtatatcaaataataaatgttctCATATATTACAACATTCACGAATACAAAATAGTTCTtgaaacaaaagaaaaagaaacattTAATGTTAACTAtgttatgaaaattatatctaatatatttttttatgataaatcgttaaaaaaaaaaaattatataaaaagtgattcaaatatacatttaataaataaaaactcCAATGATTTTTGTTATGATAAAAGTAAAGAGTCCACCTTTGATAATGTATGTCATGATTATGACTACATAGGTAATAATTCCCACGGATTAAAAGgcttatgtaaaaatttaataagaaaaataaacagcatattcaataaaaatgcagaagaaataacaaaaaaacaaaataaaagtacaaaaaatattaaaattaaacaaataagcATGTATTCTAAGCTTTTGTTTTCAGATTTAGACAAtgaaaaattcattttaaaaatct TTATACCAGCAAAGAAAGTACAATGTTAA
- a CDS encoding hypothetical protein (conserved Plasmodium protein), protein MDLKKAECIWDALNDLHKNDKNAYEKFMKKHMNKLNQTKPIKPKFCFCVVTDVERVSIKTKTNEYKEKICDYFINIYYTNKIKAPVLPDDFMKNINNINFENIFISTCKIKGESSKDMYAEAVIHSIIYKNMNDVLFKNIIITRILEIINNSEKTLSNDININTNSFKFIELQYIPKTTHYLNPHCADYNISQENQPTVDETDIKFYNILNEKQSKINNTTEDEKKEIKIFDSSNNILNDMQSVKTIKQSKGNESHKINIPKQVKSYHYSIIDRFLHIILTFNNISYDDLEIIKKDNNIDICVSNSSNDCMSLNFKESLSDNVTAYFNEKLLKLTISVELLY, encoded by the exons ATGGACTTAAAGAAGGCTGAATGTATTTGGGACGCTTTGAACGActtacataaaaatgataagaat gcttatgaaaaatttatgaaaaagcACATGAACAAATTAAACCAGACGAAACCTATTAAGCCTAAGTTTTGCTTTTGTGTAGTGACAGATGTTGAGAGAGTTTCTATCAAAACTAAGACtaatgaatataaagaaaaaatatgtgattattttattaatatatattatactaataaaattaaagcaCCAGTTCTTCCAGACGATTTTatgaagaatataaataatataaattttgaaaacatttttataagtacatgtaaaattaaaggaGAAAGCTCAAAAGACATGTATGCGGAAGCAGTTATTCAttccattatatataaaaatatgaatgatgtcctttttaaaaatataattataacaagaATTTtggaaattataaataactcTGAAAAAACGCTTAgcaatgatataaatattaatacgaattcttttaaatttatagaaTTACAATATATCCCCAAAACTACTCATTATTTAAATCCGCACTGTGCAGATTATAATATAAGTCAAGAAAATCAACCAACAGTAGATGAGACTGATATCAAATTTTACAACATACTAAATGAAAAGcaaagtaaaattaataatacaacagaggatgaaaaaaaagaaataaaaatatttgactcatccaataatattttgaatgaTATGCAATCAGTAAAAACTATTAAACAAAGTAAAGGCAACGAAAGTCATAAAATTAACATACCAAAGCAAGTAAAGTCCTATCATTATTCTATTATTGACag ATTTCTTCACATTATTTTAACCTTTAATAACATCTCGTACGACGATTtggaaattataaaaaaagacaatAATATTGATATTTGCGTTTCCAACAG TTCCAATGATTGTATGTCTTTAAACTTCAAAGAGAGCTTAAGTGACAAC GTAACGGCATACTTCAATGAAAAGTTGctaaaattaacaataagTGTAGAGTTGTTATATTGA
- a CDS encoding eukaryotic translation initiation factor 2 subunit beta, whose protein sequence is MEEKVEDASAAFEDLDKVNDEAQQLFDFGEKKKKKKKKEITEQIEEVIIDGTGKVFERGEIYSYEELLNRIQVLVNKHNIDLCISKKYTIKPPQVVRVGSKKVAWINFKDICTIMNRNEEHVFHFVLAELGTEGSIAGEGQLVLKGKYGPKHIEALLRKYITEYVTCQMCKSPNTAMEKDSRTRLFHQHCNACGAKRSVTTIKSGFHALGRGERRKAKHIN, encoded by the exons ATGGAAGAAAAAGTGGAAGATGCAAGCGCGGCTTTTGAAGATTTGGACAAGGTAAATGATGAAGCACAACAATTGTTCGATTTcggtgaaaaaaaaaaaaaaaaaaaaaaaaaagagataacaGAACAAATAGAAGAAGTTATAATAGATGGAACAGGTAAAGTATTTGAAAGAGGTGAAATATACTCTTACGAAGAATTACTAAATAGGATACAAGTCTTAGTTAATAAGCATAATATAGATTTATGTATATCAAAAAAGTATACAATCAAACCACCACAAGTTGTTAGAGTCGGTTCGAAAAAAGTAGCATGgattaattttaaagatattTGTACAATTATGAATAGAAATGAAGAACatgtatttcattttgttttggCAGAATTAGGAACAGAAGGGTCCATAGCAGGAGAAGGGCAGTTAGtgttaaaaggaaaatatggACCAAAACATATTGAAGcattattaagaaaatatataactgaATATGTTACTTGTCAAATGTGTAAAAGTCCTAATACAGCAATGGAAAAGGATAGTAGGACTAGGCTTTTTCATCAACATTGCAATGCTTGTGGGGCCAAAAg ATCCGTTACTACTATCAAGAGTGGTTTCCATGCACTTGGAAGAGGAGAAAGAAGGAAAGCAAAGCATATTAATTAA
- a CDS encoding BET1-like protein: MDFNSRKKKKKKDDDIYNENINIYLEENDNYILDLEKKVQTLKLIGSNLREEVRTSNSLLDNLSDRMESVNKKLTGVYRRVKNILRTKVKEAANKQQKPIQAN; this comes from the exons atggaTTTTAATtcgagaaaaaaaaaaaagaaaaaagatgatgatatatacaatgaaaatataaatatatatttggaGGAAAATGACAATTATATACTTGATTTGGAAAAAAAGGTTCAAACCCTAAAACTG ATAGGTTCCAACCTAAGAGAGGAAGTTAGGACTTCCAATTCTCTTCTAGACaattta TCCGATCGCATGGAAAgcgtaaataaaaaattaacaggAGTATATAGGAGagtcaaaaatattttaagaacAAAGGTAAAAGAAGCAGCAAATAAGCAACAAAAACCAATTCAAGccaattaa
- a CDS encoding hypothetical protein (conserved Plasmodium protein), whose product MDAEDIKKSSKIKRRTRNKKNFSELFGDNNERRNRRIDFSYYINNESTILELLLDNNVESFKSAGKLLFIILSGIAPSFLYFKRVLNLIHLFFYKGGKKFYHSNIHVKVMLFLHDYIKLNRVYCTIYLFNLLLSNNNIKRFEEHKDKYMPKHVIATHVDHLYFHVKDFLYIVRNFFISKETDQKKINIEKEIKNKGKNRFKTNVFNKNRIVLYKENDEEMLQNFIKLFHFKFPKSLRKKLKHLILQCTHVNYPLHSIYLDMYILYNKKNIVKVLVVIDQLFCSLFPYYYFFELKLKLLLLHIHEYKEKEKEREKEKERLKEKQRQMEMEMEMEKAMNDLSKDEIDIEKSDNMGHLKSMKNSFINKSAHILELHRNPFIINHEETSTLVYDESSLGNINNENINVKKKNEKLKEDLKCLYSSSSSSGSAKSFDEIAPKYMKANDDSANNSDNVSEDDNDNNFYLDQFMNLYVNCTEKMVKSLPSVSDLYSGNPLKELNKQIRGKRKKRNKHFHLDQIQLYRMKSITKDMIDDNIETVSKTDGNNKIEDTVVEVELEEEDISLQREYKKPKLGNLPPIDSIYKDTYNDLTYNLNEVVNVAKGLMTSSYYDSIYVKLFYCYLLPFISFEKRIEIFLIYSYANYKIMKSLIFITFYNNYKSTFILNAIKTVFEDKYIFQKYKNTYFNGLSLRNIPKNYFVFLFLLSIFFYDEKEESLLYMHKLFYNYDVDIISDQEKDINYKKIFEEVELENDNKYIEEKKHINIIIIKYIEMYKEKFNIYLCDYFDFYRIFFILFVSCVEME is encoded by the exons atggATGCAgaggatataaaaaaaagcagcaaaataaaaagaagaacaCGAAATAAGAAGAATTTCAGCGAGTTATTTggtgataataatgaaagaAGAAATAGACGAATagatttttcttattatataaataatgaatcaACTATCTTAGAGTTATTGTTGGACAATAATGTTGAATCTTTTAAAAGTGCAGgtaaattattattcataatattatcGGGTATAGCTCCtagttttctttatttcaagagagtattaaatttaatacatttatttttttacaaaggaggtaaaaaattttatcatagTAACATTCATGTAAAGGTTATGTTATTCCTTcatgattatataaaattaaatcgTGTGTATTGtaccatatatttatttaatcttttactatctaataataatataaaacgtTTTGAGGAAcataaagataaatatatgccAAAACATGTTATAGCTACGCATGTagatcatttatattttcacgTTAAAGATTTTCTGTACATAgttagaaatttttttattagtaaaGAAACagatcaaaaaaaaataaacatagaaaaggaaataaaaaataagggaaaaaatagaTTTAAGACAAACgtgtttaataaaaataggatcgtattatataaagaaaacgATGAGGAAATgctacaaaattttattaaattatttcattttaaatttcCCAAATCATTaagaaaaaagttaaaacatttaatacTGCAATGTACACACGTAAATTACCCATTacatagtatatatttagatatgtacattttatacaataaaaaaaatattgtaaaagtTTTAGTTGTAATAGATCAACTTTTTTGTTCGTTATTTCcgtactattatttttttgaattaaaattaaagctTCTTTTACTGCATATACACGaatataaggaaaaagaaaaagaaagagaaaaggaaaaggaaaggctaaaggaaaaacaaaggCAAATGGAAATGGAAATGGAAATGGAAAAAGCAATGAATGATTTGTCAAAAGACGAGATAGATATAGAAAAATCAGATAATATGGGGCACTTAAAATCTAtgaaaaattcttttattaacaaGTCAGCACATATTTTAGAACTTCATAGAAatccatttattattaatcaTGAAGAGACTAGTACGCTTGTGTATGATGAGTCATCACTTGGTAACATAAATaacgaaaatataaatgttaaaaaaaaaaatgaaaaattaaaagaagattTAAAATGCTTAtatagtagtagcagtagtagcgGATCGGCAAAAAGTTTTGATGAAATAGCTCCTAAATATATGAAAGCAAATGATGATTCTGCTAATAATTCGGATAATGTATCAGAGGATGATAATgacaataatttttatttagatcaatttatgaatttatatgttAACTGTACAGAGAAAATGGTAAAGAGTTTACCATCTGTTAGTGATTTGTATAGTGGTAACCCACTTAAAGagttaaataaacaaataagaggtaaaaggaaaaaaagaaacaaacaTTTTCATTTGGACCAAATTCAATTATATAGAATGAAAAGTATAACTAAGGATATGATAGATGATAATATAGAAACAGTTAGTAAAACGGATGGAAACAATAAAATCGAAGATACAGTAGTAGAAGTAGAACTAGAGGAAGAAGATATATCTTTACAAAGGGAATACAAAAAACCAAAATTGGGTAATTTGCCACCTATagatagtatatataaagatacaTATAATGACTTAACATACAACTTAAATGAAGTTGTAAACGTTGCTAAAGGATTAATGACCTCTTCATATTATGACtccatatatgtaaaattgttttattgttatttattacCGTTTATCtcttttgaaaaaagaattgaaatatttttaatttattcttatgCAAATTATAAGATTATGAAATCTTTAATAttcattactttttataataattacaagTCAACATTTATCTTAAATGCTATTAAAACAGTATTTGAagacaaatatatttttcaaaaatacaaaaatacatACTTTAACGGACTTTCACTAAGAAATATACCAAAGaactattttgtttttctctttcttctttccatttttttttatgacgAAAAGGAGGAATCGTTGCTCTATATGCACAAGCTCTTTTACAA TTATGACGTAGATATAATCAGTGACCAAGAGAAAgacataaattataaaaaaatatttgaggAAGTGGAATTAGagaatgataataaatatattgaagaaaaaaaacatataaacataatcatcataaaatatattgaaatgtacaaagaaaaatttaatatttatctttgtgattattttgatttttatagaatattttttatattatttgtttcgTGCGTTGAAATGGAATGA